A genomic segment from Luteibacter aegosomatis encodes:
- the mreD gene encoding rod shape-determining protein MreD translates to MNKVRVRQLWFAATLFFSLLLMLIPMPGPLAPFKPYWPALVMLYWCLQSGDRVTLGMAFCLGLAADVFDGALLGEQALRLTAMVFIALRFRSRLRFFPMWQQSLAVLGLLVNDRILLLLVRVLGGDPLPPAEFWISPLVGAALWPFLFLILDDLRARLRIHEA, encoded by the coding sequence ATGAACAAGGTCCGCGTCCGCCAGTTGTGGTTCGCCGCCACGCTGTTCTTCTCGCTGCTGCTCATGCTCATCCCCATGCCGGGGCCGCTCGCGCCGTTCAAGCCGTACTGGCCCGCCCTGGTGATGCTCTACTGGTGCCTGCAGTCGGGCGACCGGGTCACGCTGGGCATGGCCTTCTGCCTGGGCCTGGCCGCCGACGTCTTCGACGGTGCGCTGCTGGGCGAGCAGGCCTTGCGCCTCACCGCCATGGTGTTCATCGCCTTGCGCTTCCGCTCGCGCCTGCGTTTCTTCCCGATGTGGCAGCAGTCGCTGGCCGTGCTGGGCCTGCTGGTGAACGACCGCATCCTGCTGCTGCTCGTGCGCGTCCTCGGGGGCGACCCGCTGCCCCCGGCGGAGTTCTGGATCTCGCCGTTGGTCGGTGCGGCCCTGTGGCCGTTCCTGTTCCTCATCCTCGACGACCTGCGCGCGCGCCTGCGCATCCACGAGGCATGA
- a CDS encoding MBL fold metallo-hydrolase, protein MIRRYRFGSITVTTLCDGHFALAAHDILRGGHAPLDAMLGQARLGNVVPSHVNAFLIDDGEHRALIDVGAGDLQDDTLGHVRARLEAAGHGVDDIDTILLTHLHPDHIGGLTRHGEAVFPRATVHVAGDEARFWMGESARDDVDASVVATFAHARTILRPYMDDGRYRTFEPDATWYGYLGAEALAGHTPGHTGYRLRVDTGDIIFCGDLFHVAGVQLADPSVTVRYDSHPAQAHAVREAFLARTCARGDLVAAAHAPFPGIGSVGRDARGYAWIPLSD, encoded by the coding sequence ATGATCCGACGATACCGTTTCGGATCGATCACGGTGACGACGCTTTGCGACGGCCATTTCGCCCTCGCCGCTCACGACATACTGCGTGGCGGGCACGCTCCGCTCGATGCCATGCTGGGCCAGGCACGCCTGGGCAACGTCGTGCCGAGCCATGTCAATGCGTTCCTGATCGACGACGGCGAGCACCGGGCCCTTATCGACGTGGGTGCGGGAGACCTGCAGGACGACACCCTCGGCCATGTGCGGGCACGGCTGGAAGCCGCGGGCCACGGCGTCGACGACATCGACACGATCCTGCTCACCCATCTTCATCCGGATCATATCGGGGGGCTTACCCGTCACGGCGAGGCGGTATTCCCGCGGGCGACGGTCCACGTCGCCGGTGACGAGGCACGGTTCTGGATGGGCGAGTCCGCGCGGGACGATGTCGATGCCAGCGTCGTGGCGACATTCGCGCACGCGCGAACGATCCTCAGGCCTTACATGGACGACGGTCGCTATCGCACGTTCGAGCCTGACGCGACCTGGTACGGCTACCTGGGTGCGGAAGCGCTGGCCGGACACACGCCTGGACATACGGGCTATCGCTTGCGTGTGGATACCGGCGACATCATTTTCTGTGGTGATCTTTTCCACGTGGCCGGAGTGCAACTGGCCGATCCGTCGGTTACCGTCCGCTACGACAGCCACCCCGCGCAGGCGCACGCGGTGCGAGAAGCCTTCCTCGCGAGAACCTGCGCGCGGGGCGACCTCGTTGCCGCCGCGCATGCGCCCTTTCCAGGCATCGGGTCCGTGGGCCGCGATGCCCGCGGCTACGCGTGGATACCGCTAAGCGATTAG
- a CDS encoding LysR family transcriptional regulator, which yields MEWSDVRIFLAVAREGSLGAAARALGLSHPTVARRIAALEHAMDQVLFQRHKDGVLLSDAGARVVRLAEEMEASALAIHRRLAGEPGKPNGPLRISAADWFATYVLPPVIEALLDEHPGILPELVVSARRYDLSRREADIVFRVVPFEEPGVVQCRLPRIAYGLYAREGEPPPARGDGRGARLVLMDTSTHAYPEVEWLREMLPHARPVVVSNHRALQARLCQRGVGLAVLPRAVGDATDGLARIDLGEPPPSRHVWMGYHEDMRGMDRVRALADIALRMLDDTEGDPRS from the coding sequence GTGGAATGGAGCGACGTCCGCATCTTTCTCGCCGTGGCTCGTGAGGGCTCGCTCGGCGCGGCGGCCCGTGCCCTGGGCTTGAGCCATCCGACGGTCGCCCGCCGCATTGCCGCCCTGGAGCATGCCATGGATCAGGTCTTATTCCAGCGGCACAAGGACGGCGTGCTGTTGAGCGACGCGGGGGCACGCGTGGTGCGGCTCGCCGAGGAGATGGAGGCCTCGGCCCTCGCCATCCATCGGCGGCTCGCCGGAGAGCCGGGCAAACCGAACGGGCCGCTGCGGATTTCGGCGGCGGACTGGTTCGCCACCTACGTGCTTCCGCCGGTGATCGAGGCCTTGCTCGACGAGCACCCCGGCATCCTGCCCGAGCTGGTGGTGAGCGCACGGCGCTACGACTTGTCGCGCAGGGAGGCCGACATCGTGTTCCGTGTCGTGCCGTTCGAGGAGCCGGGCGTCGTGCAATGTCGCTTGCCGCGCATCGCCTATGGTCTCTATGCGCGCGAAGGCGAGCCGCCGCCGGCTCGTGGGGACGGACGGGGCGCCCGGCTGGTATTGATGGACACCTCGACGCACGCGTATCCCGAGGTCGAGTGGCTGCGGGAGATGCTGCCCCATGCGAGGCCCGTGGTGGTGTCCAATCACCGCGCCTTGCAGGCCCGGCTCTGCCAGCGGGGGGTCGGACTTGCCGTGCTGCCGCGCGCCGTCGGCGACGCCACGGACGGATTGGCTCGGATCGACCTGGGCGAGCCACCGCCATCGAGGCACGTGTGGATGGGTTACCACGAAGACATGCGTGGCATGGACCGGGTACGCGCCTTGGCCGACATCGCGCTGCGCATGCTGGACGACACCGAAGGGGACCCTCGATCCTGA
- the glpK gene encoding glycerol kinase GlpK, whose product MDKKYILAIDQGTTSSRTILFDHDGNIAGTAQREFPQIFPQPGWVEHNPREIMTSVLSTMTEVISSSGIDASCIEGIGITNQRETAVVWDKASGQPIYNAIVWQSRQTAEICDHLKEKGFDPMVRDKTGLLIDAYFAGTKVRWILDHVEGAQERAEKGELLFGTIDTWLIWNLTGGKVHVTDYTNASRTLMYDIYKREWDDELLKMLNVPRAMLPEVKSSSEVYGHTLKKHFFGHEVPIAGIAGDQQAALFGQACFEEGLAKNTYGTGCFMLMNTGEKAVRSKNGLLTTIAWGVDGKVEYALEGSIFVAGSVIQWLRDGLRMLGKASDSQAYAERAKDTDGVYFVPAFVGLGAPYWKSDVRGAVFGLSRGTTKEQFIRAALESMAYQTRDVLEAMQSDSGLMVKELRADGGAIANDFMAQFQADILDVTLLRPKVQETTAQGAAYLAGLAVGFWKSKEDIAKRWAVDREFKPEMPKERREDLYAGWKDAVNATMAFKPRH is encoded by the coding sequence ATGGACAAGAAATACATCCTGGCGATCGACCAGGGCACGACGAGTTCGCGCACCATCCTGTTCGATCATGACGGCAACATCGCCGGCACGGCGCAGCGCGAGTTTCCGCAGATCTTCCCGCAACCGGGCTGGGTGGAGCACAACCCGCGCGAGATCATGACCAGCGTGCTGTCGACGATGACCGAGGTCATCAGCAGCTCCGGCATCGACGCCTCGTGCATCGAAGGCATCGGCATCACCAACCAGCGCGAGACCGCGGTGGTCTGGGACAAGGCCAGCGGGCAGCCGATCTACAACGCCATCGTCTGGCAATCGCGACAGACCGCCGAGATCTGCGACCACCTGAAGGAAAAGGGCTTCGATCCCATGGTCCGCGACAAGACGGGCCTGCTGATCGATGCGTACTTCGCGGGTACCAAGGTGCGCTGGATCCTCGACCACGTGGAGGGCGCGCAGGAGCGTGCGGAGAAGGGCGAGCTGCTGTTCGGCACCATCGATACCTGGCTGATCTGGAACCTCACCGGCGGCAAGGTGCATGTCACCGATTACACCAATGCCTCGCGTACGCTGATGTACGACATCTACAAGCGCGAGTGGGACGACGAGCTGCTGAAGATGCTCAACGTGCCGCGCGCGATGCTGCCCGAGGTGAAATCCTCCAGCGAGGTGTACGGCCACACGCTGAAGAAACATTTCTTCGGCCACGAAGTTCCCATCGCGGGCATCGCCGGTGACCAGCAGGCGGCGTTGTTCGGCCAGGCGTGTTTCGAGGAAGGCCTCGCCAAGAACACCTACGGCACCGGCTGCTTCATGCTGATGAACACCGGCGAGAAGGCGGTGCGCTCCAAGAACGGCCTGCTCACCACCATCGCCTGGGGCGTCGACGGCAAGGTGGAATACGCGCTCGAGGGCAGCATCTTCGTGGCCGGTTCGGTCATCCAATGGCTGCGCGACGGCTTGCGCATGCTCGGCAAGGCCTCCGATTCGCAGGCCTACGCCGAACGCGCGAAGGACACCGACGGCGTGTACTTCGTGCCGGCCTTCGTCGGCCTGGGCGCGCCTTATTGGAAGAGCGACGTTCGCGGCGCGGTGTTCGGCCTGTCGCGCGGCACCACCAAGGAGCAGTTCATCCGTGCGGCGCTGGAATCCATGGCCTACCAGACGCGCGACGTCCTCGAGGCGATGCAGAGCGATTCGGGCCTGATGGTGAAAGAACTGCGCGCCGACGGCGGCGCCATCGCCAACGACTTCATGGCGCAGTTCCAGGCCGACATTCTCGACGTCACGCTGCTGCGCCCGAAGGTGCAGGAAACCACGGCGCAGGGCGCGGCGTACCTCGCCGGCCTCGCGGTGGGTTTCTGGAAAAGCAAGGAAGACATCGCGAAGCGCTGGGCGGTGGATCGCGAGTTCAAGCCGGAGATGCCGAAGGAGCGACGCGAGGATCTTTATGCAGGATGGAAGGACGCCGTCAACGCCACGATGGCCTTCAAGCCGCGGCACTGA
- a CDS encoding carbohydrate kinase family protein, translating into MTAVICGSLAYDTIMVFQDQFKNHIIPDQVHILNVSFLVPAMRREFGGCAGNIAYNLKLLGGNPMPVATVGQDFAPYRVHMEKHGIRMDGVRQYDDMFTPQCFITTDLDNNQITAFHPGAMSNAHDNHVREITECEFGIVAPDGREAMLQHVDEFAARGVPFIFDPGQAMPLFNGDEFRSMIEKATYVIVNDYESQLLQQRTGWSAAEIASKVKAYIVTLGPRGSLIHADGDTIEIPPAREHRVVDPTGCGDAYRAGLIFGIMKGYDWPTVGKMASLMGALKVEHPGTQNQYFTYEQFASEFKDQFGYELP; encoded by the coding sequence ATGACTGCCGTTATCTGCGGATCGCTCGCCTATGACACCATCATGGTGTTCCAGGACCAGTTCAAGAACCACATCATTCCGGACCAGGTGCACATCCTGAACGTGTCGTTCCTGGTGCCGGCGATGCGCCGCGAATTCGGCGGCTGCGCCGGCAACATCGCGTACAACCTCAAGTTGCTGGGCGGCAACCCGATGCCGGTGGCGACGGTGGGCCAGGACTTCGCCCCGTACCGCGTGCACATGGAAAAGCACGGCATCCGCATGGACGGCGTGCGCCAGTACGACGACATGTTCACCCCGCAGTGCTTCATCACCACCGACCTGGACAACAACCAGATCACCGCCTTCCATCCCGGTGCCATGTCCAACGCGCACGACAACCACGTGCGCGAGATCACCGAATGCGAGTTCGGCATCGTCGCGCCCGACGGTCGCGAAGCCATGCTCCAGCACGTGGATGAGTTCGCCGCGCGCGGCGTGCCCTTCATCTTCGACCCGGGCCAGGCGATGCCGTTGTTCAACGGTGACGAGTTCCGCTCGATGATCGAGAAAGCGACCTACGTGATCGTCAACGACTACGAGTCGCAGCTGCTGCAGCAGCGCACGGGCTGGAGCGCGGCCGAGATCGCCTCCAAAGTGAAGGCGTACATCGTCACGCTCGGCCCGCGCGGTTCGTTGATCCATGCCGACGGCGACACCATCGAGATCCCGCCGGCGCGCGAACACCGCGTGGTCGATCCCACCGGTTGCGGCGATGCGTATCGTGCCGGTCTCATCTTCGGCATCATGAAGGGCTACGACTGGCCGACCGTCGGCAAGATGGCGTCGCTGATGGGCGCGCTGAAGGTGGAGCATCCGGGCACGCAGAACCAGTACTTCACGTACGAGCAGTTCGCGTCGGAATTCAAGGACCAGTTCGGGTACGAACTGCCCTGA
- a CDS encoding rod shape-determining protein — translation MFKKFRGIFSNDISIDLGTANTLIYVRGQGIVLNEPSVVAIRQDRGPGGPRAVAAVGGDAKRMLGRTPGNIATVRPMKDGVIADFTMTEAMLQHFIKQVHRSRMLRPSPRVLVCVPCGSTQVERRAIKESAEGAGARDVFLIEEPMAAAIGAGIPVHEARGSMVLDIGGGTSEVAVISLNGIVYSQSVRVGGDRFDEAIINYVRRNHGTLIGESTAERIKLEVGCAFPQSEVREMEISGRNLAEGVPRMFSINSNEVLEALHEPLSGIVAAVKAALEQTPPELCSDVAERGIVLTGGGALLRDLDRLISEETGLHVQVADDPLTCVARGGGKALEMIDQHGSDFFAFE, via the coding sequence ATGTTTAAGAAGTTCCGCGGAATCTTTTCGAACGATATTTCCATCGATCTCGGCACGGCGAATACGCTCATTTACGTGCGGGGCCAGGGTATCGTCCTCAACGAGCCGTCGGTCGTCGCGATCCGCCAGGATCGCGGCCCGGGCGGCCCGCGCGCGGTCGCGGCCGTGGGTGGCGACGCCAAGCGCATGCTGGGCCGCACCCCGGGCAACATCGCCACGGTGCGCCCGATGAAGGACGGCGTGATCGCCGACTTCACCATGACCGAAGCCATGCTCCAGCACTTCATCAAGCAGGTGCACCGCTCGCGCATGCTGCGTCCGAGCCCGCGCGTGCTGGTCTGCGTGCCCTGCGGCTCCACCCAGGTGGAACGCCGCGCCATCAAGGAGTCCGCCGAAGGCGCGGGCGCCCGCGACGTCTTCCTCATCGAGGAGCCCATGGCCGCCGCGATCGGCGCCGGCATCCCCGTGCACGAGGCCCGCGGCTCGATGGTCCTCGACATCGGCGGCGGCACCTCCGAAGTGGCGGTCATCTCGCTGAACGGCATCGTCTATTCGCAGTCGGTCCGCGTCGGCGGCGACCGCTTCGACGAGGCCATCATCAACTACGTGCGCCGCAACCACGGCACCCTCATCGGCGAGTCCACCGCCGAGCGCATCAAGCTCGAGGTCGGCTGCGCCTTCCCGCAGAGCGAGGTCCGCGAGATGGAAATCTCCGGCCGCAACCTCGCCGAGGGCGTGCCGCGCATGTTCAGCATCAACTCCAACGAGGTGCTCGAAGCCCTGCACGAACCCCTCTCGGGCATCGTGGCGGCGGTCAAGGCGGCGCTGGAGCAGACCCCACCGGAGCTCTGCTCCGACGTGGCCGAGCGCGGCATCGTGCTCACCGGCGGTGGCGCCCTGCTGCGCGACCTCGACCGCCTCATCTCCGAGGAAACCGGCCTGCACGTGCAGGTGGCCGACGACCCGCTCACCTGCGTGGCCCGTGGCGGCGGCAAGGCGCTGGAGATGATCGACCAGCACGGCAGCGACTTCTTCGCCTTCGAATGA
- the mreC gene encoding rod shape-determining protein MreC: MALNRDDKSPLFSPGVAGTLRLIVYLALACVLMVLDHRGGWLGNVRYALSLAVEPVYRIAGLPSQGFHAATVAFADRQALTEANQRLREDLLLANAKLNRMASVAEQNQRLKELLDTQHSLSLNVQLARLIGVDLGTFRHRIVLNVGARDNVHVGQVVIDARGVMGQIVEVMPTTSTAMLITDPNHAIPVTIERTGLRTVAYGSRAGDMLTLPNIPVSADVQVGDKLVTSGLGGRFPTGFPVGEIRDVAQTPSGTFLSAQARPAADLDRSEDVLLLHDLAESAGPPPPAPAVGPPADLAPDPNAPVAPTLPSVTSPTATPVPAHAASSGAQP; encoded by the coding sequence ATGGCCCTGAATCGCGACGACAAGTCGCCGTTGTTCTCGCCCGGCGTGGCGGGCACCCTGCGCCTGATCGTGTACCTCGCGCTCGCCTGCGTGCTGATGGTGCTCGACCACCGTGGGGGCTGGCTGGGCAACGTGCGCTACGCGCTCTCGCTGGCCGTGGAGCCCGTCTACCGCATCGCCGGGCTGCCGTCGCAGGGTTTCCATGCGGCGACGGTGGCCTTCGCCGACCGCCAGGCCCTCACCGAGGCCAACCAGCGCCTGCGTGAAGACCTCCTGCTGGCCAACGCCAAGCTCAACCGCATGGCGTCCGTGGCCGAGCAGAACCAGCGCCTGAAAGAGCTGCTCGACACCCAGCACAGCCTGTCGCTCAACGTGCAGCTGGCCCGACTGATCGGCGTCGACCTGGGCACCTTCCGCCACCGCATCGTGCTCAACGTGGGCGCGCGCGACAACGTGCACGTGGGCCAGGTGGTGATCGATGCGCGCGGCGTGATGGGCCAGATCGTCGAGGTGATGCCCACCACCTCCACCGCCATGCTCATCACCGACCCCAACCACGCCATTCCCGTCACCATCGAGCGAACCGGCCTGCGCACCGTGGCCTACGGCTCGCGCGCCGGCGACATGCTCACGCTGCCGAACATCCCCGTGTCGGCCGACGTGCAGGTGGGCGACAAGCTGGTCACCTCGGGCCTCGGCGGGCGCTTCCCCACGGGTTTCCCGGTGGGCGAGATCCGCGACGTGGCGCAGACCCCGTCGGGCACCTTCCTTTCGGCGCAGGCCAGGCCCGCGGCCGACCTCGACCGCAGCGAGGACGTCCTCCTGCTGCACGACCTGGCCGAGTCGGCCGGGCCGCCGCCGCCCGCGCCGGCGGTGGGGCCGCCGGCGGACCTCGCCCCCGATCCCAACGCCCCGGTGGCGCCCACGCTGCCTTCGGTGACCTCGCCGACGGCCACGCCGGTGCCTGCCCACGCGGCCTCGAGCGGAGCGCAGCCATGA
- a CDS encoding MIP/aquaporin family protein, whose product MMRQKIGELISEALAMFIIIAFGDSVACMYVLYDPSPYQNAYWGVCIAWGLAVTIAIYATGSISGTHANPAVTLALALFRDFPWKKVIPYWIAQVIGAFLGAAIVYALFGPVIDHFNETHQLTREAGGAAGVFFTHPGLAISPMHALSDQVILTAFLLFGIFAITEQYNEMAPGANSGALIIGLLVATIGACMGYLEAWAINPARDFGPRLFAYFAGWGPSALPAPDNYWWIPIVGPFVGGVIGGGAYQLLVHPFLPARQRALAEARKANANAQTMQ is encoded by the coding sequence ATCATGCGGCAAAAGATCGGCGAACTGATATCCGAAGCCCTGGCGATGTTCATCATCATCGCGTTCGGCGATTCGGTGGCGTGCATGTACGTGCTGTACGACCCCAGTCCCTACCAGAATGCCTATTGGGGCGTATGCATCGCGTGGGGCCTGGCGGTGACCATCGCCATCTACGCCACGGGCTCCATCTCGGGAACGCATGCCAATCCGGCCGTGACCCTGGCCCTCGCGCTGTTCCGCGACTTCCCGTGGAAAAAAGTGATCCCGTACTGGATCGCGCAGGTGATCGGCGCCTTCCTCGGCGCGGCCATCGTCTATGCGTTGTTCGGCCCGGTCATCGACCACTTCAACGAAACCCACCAGCTCACCCGCGAGGCGGGTGGGGCGGCGGGCGTGTTCTTCACGCATCCGGGCCTGGCGATCTCGCCCATGCACGCGTTGTCCGACCAGGTGATCCTCACCGCGTTCCTGCTCTTCGGCATCTTCGCCATCACCGAGCAGTACAACGAAATGGCGCCGGGAGCGAATTCCGGCGCGCTGATCATCGGCCTGCTCGTCGCCACCATCGGCGCCTGCATGGGCTACCTGGAAGCCTGGGCCATCAATCCCGCGCGCGACTTCGGTCCGCGCCTGTTCGCCTACTTCGCCGGATGGGGCCCGTCGGCCCTTCCCGCGCCCGACAACTACTGGTGGATCCCCATCGTGGGTCCCTTCGTCGGTGGCGTGATCGGCGGCGGAGCCTATCAGCTCCTCGTGCACCCCTTCCTTCCCGCTCGCCAGCGCGCGCTCGCCGAAGCGCGCAAGGCGAACGCCAACGCTCAAACCATGCAGTGA
- a CDS encoding DeoR family transcriptional regulator — protein sequence MDPRLNRRQEELVAIVQREGFVGVDELASHFDVAPQTIRRDLNLLADGGLIRRYHGGVSAPSSVENVAYAARQSLQADEKGRIAKAIARAIPDGSSLFINLGTTNEVVGRALLEHRDLRVITNNLNIAILLSDNPTFEVIVAGGVVRGRDHGVTGEATIELIRQFKVDYGIIGISGIELDGTLLDFDFHEVRVAQAIIEHSRQVFLGADHTKIGRNAMVRLGDFSRVNAWFTDRQPPGELMPVLEASGTELHIAG from the coding sequence ATGGACCCACGACTCAATCGGAGGCAGGAGGAGCTGGTCGCCATCGTCCAGCGCGAAGGCTTTGTCGGCGTGGATGAGCTCGCCAGTCACTTCGACGTGGCGCCGCAGACGATTCGTCGCGACCTCAACCTGCTAGCCGACGGTGGGCTGATCCGTCGCTACCACGGCGGCGTGAGTGCGCCCTCGAGCGTCGAAAACGTTGCCTACGCCGCACGGCAAAGCCTGCAAGCCGACGAGAAGGGGCGCATCGCCAAGGCGATCGCCAGGGCGATTCCCGACGGATCTTCCCTCTTCATCAACCTGGGTACGACCAACGAGGTCGTCGGTCGCGCGCTGTTGGAACATCGCGATCTGCGCGTCATCACCAACAACCTCAATATCGCGATCCTGCTCAGCGACAATCCCACCTTCGAAGTGATCGTTGCCGGCGGCGTGGTGCGCGGTCGCGACCATGGCGTGACGGGCGAAGCCACGATTGAGCTGATTCGCCAGTTCAAGGTCGACTACGGGATCATCGGCATCTCGGGCATCGAGCTGGATGGCACCTTGCTCGACTTCGATTTCCACGAAGTGCGCGTGGCGCAGGCCATCATCGAGCACTCGCGCCAGGTATTCCTCGGCGCCGATCACACCAAGATCGGTCGTAATGCGATGGTCCGCCTGGGCGACTTCTCCCGCGTGAACGCATGGTTCACCGATCGCCAGCCGCCGGGCGAACTGATGCCGGTGCTCGAGGCATCCGGCACCGAGCTGCACATCGCCGGCTAA
- the glpD gene encoding glycerol-3-phosphate dehydrogenase, with amino-acid sequence MVEQVDILVVGGGVNGVGIARDAVGRGLSVWLCERDDLASHTSSASTKLIHGGLRYLEQFEFALVGKALAEREVLLRAAPHIIWPLRFVLPHQPHLRPAWMIRIGLFLYDHLGRGRRTLPGSRRVRFGKHITGEPLRDEFHQGFVYSDAWVQDARLVVLNAMDAARRGARIETHTRCVSARRDGDGWTAELESRDGTKHFVKARALVNAAGPWAASFLDDVAHVKHDHSLRLIKGSHIVVPKLFDHRYAYIFQQPDRRIVFAIPYERDFTLIGTTDIEYKDDPSRPVISTEEIAYLCDAANRYFKKQLVPTDVVWSYSGVRPLLQDDSGNASEVTRDYLLDIDTHGAPLLNVFGGKLTTFRKLSEEAMDRLGPLLGNPHPAWTADAPPLPGGGERDLDELIGDLRSSRPWLTERHAWRLAHSYGTRARDLLGEAAGLDALGEHFGADLYQAEVDYLVRHEWATEAEDILWRRSKLGLRVDPDGVRRLTDYLAKRFRPTP; translated from the coding sequence ATGGTCGAGCAGGTCGATATCCTGGTGGTCGGTGGCGGCGTGAATGGCGTGGGCATCGCCCGCGACGCCGTGGGGCGCGGCCTGAGCGTCTGGCTTTGCGAACGCGACGACCTGGCCTCCCACACGTCCAGCGCCAGCACCAAACTCATCCATGGCGGGCTGCGCTACCTGGAACAGTTCGAATTCGCCCTCGTGGGCAAGGCGCTCGCCGAGCGCGAGGTGCTTCTGCGCGCGGCGCCGCACATCATCTGGCCGCTGCGTTTCGTCCTGCCCCACCAGCCGCACCTGCGTCCGGCGTGGATGATCCGCATCGGCCTGTTCCTTTACGACCACCTCGGCCGTGGCCGCCGCACGCTGCCGGGCTCGCGGCGCGTGCGCTTCGGCAAGCACATCACCGGCGAGCCGCTGCGAGACGAGTTCCACCAGGGTTTCGTCTACTCCGATGCCTGGGTGCAGGACGCGCGCCTGGTGGTCCTCAATGCGATGGACGCCGCGCGTCGTGGTGCCCGCATCGAAACCCATACCCGCTGCGTGAGCGCGCGACGCGACGGCGACGGCTGGACGGCCGAGCTGGAATCGCGCGACGGCACGAAGCATTTCGTGAAGGCCCGGGCGCTGGTCAACGCCGCCGGTCCCTGGGCCGCGTCGTTCCTCGACGACGTGGCCCACGTGAAGCACGATCACTCGCTGCGCCTCATCAAGGGCAGCCACATCGTGGTGCCCAAGCTGTTCGATCATCGCTATGCCTACATCTTCCAGCAGCCCGATCGCCGCATCGTCTTCGCCATTCCCTATGAGCGCGACTTCACGCTGATCGGCACGACCGACATCGAATACAAGGACGATCCTTCGCGCCCGGTGATTTCCACCGAGGAAATCGCCTATCTGTGCGATGCGGCCAACCGCTATTTCAAGAAGCAGCTCGTGCCCACCGACGTCGTGTGGAGCTACAGCGGGGTGCGCCCCTTGTTGCAGGACGACTCGGGCAACGCGTCCGAAGTCACTCGCGACTACCTGCTCGACATCGACACCCACGGCGCGCCGCTGCTCAACGTCTTCGGCGGGAAGCTCACCACGTTCCGCAAGCTTTCCGAAGAAGCCATGGACCGTCTGGGCCCGCTGCTCGGCAACCCGCATCCGGCGTGGACGGCGGACGCGCCGCCGCTGCCCGGCGGCGGCGAACGCGACCTGGACGAACTCATCGGCGATCTGCGCTCCTCGCGCCCATGGCTCACCGAACGCCACGCGTGGCGGCTGGCCCACAGCTACGGTACGCGCGCGCGCGACCTGCTCGGCGAAGCCGCGGGCCTGGACGCGCTGGGCGAACATTTCGGCGCCGACCTCTACCAGGCCGAAGTCGATTACCTTGTCCGTCACGAATGGGCGACCGAAGCCGAAGACATCCTCTGGCGACGCAGCAAGCTCGGTCTCCGGGTCGACCCGGACGGCGTGCGGCGCCTTACCGACTACCTGGCCAAGCGCTTCCGGCCGACACCGTGA